ATTACAACTTTTGCTGGCGGATTATCATCTATCACAGAATATTTTATGCTTTTATTATTACTACCTGTACTTTTTACTGTTGTTAAAGTTTCAAAATTATTGCCATTGTCGGAACGTTGCAAAATATAATAATCAATATTTTGTTCAAATGGTGCTGACCAGTATAATATAACTTTGTTCTCTTCATAAACCGCTTCAAAAGAAAGTAAATCCAAAGATTCTCCATCCGTAAGCATGTTATTAAAAATATCGTATGTGGAAAATTCATATACTTTAATATCATTTGCTTTTAATTCATAAAACCTTATTGCAAATGCAGAATTAACAACTATGCTTAATAGCATTATAAAAAATATTTTTTTCATTATTTCATACTTAATTAAAAATTAAACTGAATATTCAAAACGCCTGCAAAATTAATATTTTCGCTCGCTGAAATCAATTTTTTTTATGAACAAGTTATAAAACAATTTTGAAGTTTAAGGTTTAAAGTT
This portion of the Bacteroidales bacterium genome encodes:
- a CDS encoding T9SS type A sorting domain-containing protein; the protein is MKKIFFIMLLSIVVNSAFAIRFYELKANDIKVYEFSTYDIFNNMLTDGESLDLLSFEAVYEENKVILYWSAPFEQNIDYYILQRSDNGNNFETLTTVKSTGSNNKSIKYSVIDDNPPAKVVIYYRLKQTNTDGSGIYSETYIARANNYYSQLMITPPVFSGKSIETKVKNLKNSMVLVEVANILGATYYSQAFETTPNFTKINIEVSYLKKGDIYFLKVSNGQETITKKFVF